The genomic stretch CTCGGGAAACGATATCGCTGTTATTCCTGCGGATGCGCCTTTTATGATCTGGGCAAACCCGCGGCCCTGTGTCCCCGTTGCGGCGCGGACCAGGCCACGGCCCCGAAATTTTCGGTGCCGAGCAGCTCCAAGGCTTCGATCGCGGCGATGCGCGACACGCCGATTCCCATCGACGACGACGAGGTCGAGACGGATATCGGAACGGAATTCGACGAATTCGGCGACGTGACCGCGCTGGACGAGGACGACGTCGAGATCGCCGAAGAGGAAGAGTAACCCCGGAGGGGCGCGTCGCGGCTCCTCAAACGCCGCGACGCAGCGCCACCCGGTGGGCATCCCACGCCGACCAAGCCCACAGCGCGATCGCCGGAAAGCCGCCGATCAACACGCCACGAAACAGCCATCCCGACAGGCCGGGTGTGGGCGGCGTCGTCACGAACGTCGGATCCGTGATCGCGTTCATCATGGCGAAGTAAGCCGAAAACCCTTTCCAGATCCCGTAGAAAAGATAGCCCAGTCCCGCGAGTACGCCCGTGAGCGTCGCCGCACCTTTCGCCTTTTGACCGTTGTAAATCTGTCCCACGCCCGGGCAAACGAGCCCCGAAAGCATCGCGGCCTTGCGCGCGCGGTCGCGGGGCGTCTCTTCAAATCGGTCCGGAGGTTTCAGCCCGGGTCGATTTCGCGCTTGATCCGTTGCCAAAGATCCTCCAGTTCAGCCACGCTTTTGTCTTCGAACCTCGTGCCCGATTCGGCAAGCCGGTCCTCGAGCCGCGCGAACCGTCGCTCGAATTTCGCGGTGGCCCTTCGCAACCCGTCCTCCGCACTGACACCGAGGTGCCGGCCGTAGTTCACCAGCACGAAGAAAAGATCGCCGAGCTCTTCCTCGATCCGATCCGCGTCCCCTTCGAGTCGCGCCTCCTCGAGTTCGTCGATTTCTTCGCGCACCTTGTCGTACACCTGCTCCGCGTTTTCCCAGTCGAATCCCGCCTTGGCCGCCCGTTCGCTGATGCGAAACGCGCGCAGCAGCGCGGGCAGCGACGCAGGAACCTTCGACAGGATGTGATGCGTGCGATCGGTCTTGCCCTCGGCCTTCTTGATCTCGGACCACTGCGTCACCACCTGATCCGGCGTCAGATGTTCGCGCTCGCCGAAGATGTGCGGATGGCGGCGCACCATCTTTTCGCCGAGCGTCTGCGCGACGGCGTCCATGGAAAAGTGGCCGTCCTGCTCGGCGAGCCGCGCGAGAAAGAGCACCTCCCACAACACATCACCCAGTTCCTCGCGCAGTCCGGCAAAGTCGCCCCGGTCCACCGCGTCGAGCGCCTCGTAGACTTCTTCAAGGACATACTTTCGCAAGCTCGCGTAGGTCTGCTCGTTGTCCCACGGGCACCCGTTTTCGCCGCGCAGCGCGCGGATGATCTCGACGCACGCGTCGAAGTCGTACTCGCCCCGCGTGATCGCGTCTTTCAGGCGATCGGAGATCATCGGACCGGCTCGACGGCGAGGAAGCGTCGCAGTTCCGGGCAGACGTCTTCGTCGCGCACGCTCGCGGCCGCGGCGGACAGATCGACGGAGTTGTAGGTGTTCCAGAAAACCGCGGGGCCGAGCCGCGCGCTGTGGTTTCGCAAAAAAGCCGTCATGCCGGCGAACGCCTTTCCCGTGTAGGTGGTTTCGAGGTTGATGTCATGCCGCGCGCACAGCTCGACCGCGCCCCGCGCCTCATCGGTCACGCGCCCGTATTCGCCGCCGAAATGATCGTGCAGCAGCGTGATGTCGTCGTCGGTCACGTGCACGGAGCCGATGTCCGCGCCCGCGTCGCGAAGCAGGCCGAGCGCGCCGTTCGCCATGCGCAGGATCGCGCCGTGGTTCACGACCAGTCGGTCGACGACGCGAATCCCCACGACGCGCGTGCGCAACCGGGCGAGCTTGATGCCGGCGACGAGCCCCGCATAGGTGCCGCACGAGCCGACCGCGCAGAATACGAAGCGCGGCTCGGGTACGAGACCCGCCTCGACCTGCGCCGCGAGTTCCTGCGCCGCGTCGACGAAGCCGATGGTGCCCAGCGCGTTCGAGCCGCCGCCGGGGATGAGTGCCGTGGGCGCGTCGCCGTAGAGCCTCGAAGCCGCGAGTTCCTTCGCGACCAGCCAGGCCGTTTTCGCGTACCCGCCCGCGTGGTGGCAGATCGCCCCGAAGTGGGCAAAGAGACGGATGTTGCGCTGCACGGATTTCGTCACGGGTTGGTCGAACAGCACGAGGTGGCACTTCAGGCCCAGCCGGCGCGCGTAGACCGCCGTCGCGAGGCCGTGATTCGTGCCGATTCCGCCCA from Deltaproteobacteria bacterium encodes the following:
- a CDS encoding pyridoxal-phosphate dependent enzyme, which encodes MTGPLFERFPVLAGRFAREHILAGPTPIETAPALGDEIGYAALWIKRDDMSAGEYGGNKPRKLEYLLAKARAEGAAAVVTMGGIGTNHGLATAVYARRLGLKCHLVLFDQPVTKSVQRNIRLFAHFGAICHHAGGYAKTAWLVAKELAASRLYGDAPTALIPGGGSNALGTIGFVDAAQELAAQVEAGLVPEPRFVFCAVGSCGTYAGLVAGIKLARLRTRVVGIRVVDRLVVNHGAILRMANGALGLLRDAGADIGSVHVTDDDITLLHDHFGGEYGRVTDEARGAVELCARHDINLETTYTGKAFAGMTAFLRNHSARLGPAVFWNTYNSVDLSAAAASVRDEDVCPELRRFLAVEPVR
- a CDS encoding FYDLN acid domain-containing protein, whose translation is MAKPELGKRYRCYSCGCAFYDLGKPAALCPRCGADQATAPKFSVPSSSKASIAAMRDTPIPIDDDEVETDIGTEFDEFGDVTALDEDDVEIAEEEE
- the mazG gene encoding nucleoside triphosphate pyrophosphohydrolase, translated to MISDRLKDAITRGEYDFDACVEIIRALRGENGCPWDNEQTYASLRKYVLEEVYEALDAVDRGDFAGLREELGDVLWEVLFLARLAEQDGHFSMDAVAQTLGEKMVRRHPHIFGEREHLTPDQVVTQWSEIKKAEGKTDRTHHILSKVPASLPALLRAFRISERAAKAGFDWENAEQVYDKVREEIDELEEARLEGDADRIEEELGDLFFVLVNYGRHLGVSAEDGLRRATAKFERRFARLEDRLAESGTRFEDKSVAELEDLWQRIKREIDPG